Proteins encoded in a region of the Tripterygium wilfordii isolate XIE 37 chromosome 21, ASM1340144v1, whole genome shotgun sequence genome:
- the LOC119989843 gene encoding protein NLP9-like, which produces MEHPFLATETGRGYWAPPREETVSAAPLECSARSSMVDDPCNNFPDLMSFDTYAGWCNSPSLITDQMFAAYGLSPFQSVPCASLDTSNFIGQNPTGFSDGGMMSKTAGSSYNGEERMVFQEKGAQLGYHFDSINADDAAAEQNNSASVPKITSTMANGMVSRPIGRSLDEKMLRALSLFKESSGGGILAQVWLPIKHGDKYMLSTYDQPYVLDKVLTGYREVSRKFTFSTGVKQEFPLGLPGRVFVSKVPEWTSNVKFYRDAEFLRVNHAVNHAVRGSIALPVFENHGMSCCAVLELVTIKEKPNFDSEIEAICHALKVVNLRSTAPPRLFLQSLSMNQRSAIAEISDVLRAVCHAHRLPLALTWIPCSYSEEAADETIKVRVREGNKCSDGKSVLFIEDSACYVSDKEIQGFVHACGEHYIEEGQGVAGKALQSNHPFFIHDVKTYDITEYPLVHHARKFGLNAAVAIRLRSTYTGADDYILEFFLPVNMKGSSEQKLLLDNLSDTMQRICQSLRTVSDAELTGGQGLNMEVGGVEIFPPVAIPARGSQMNFPGTSVVSNEKMFLNLSEANKDKVQADAPQEQGRSGSRRHPEKKRSTAEKHVSLSVLQQYFSGSLKDAAKSIGVCPTTLKRICRQHGISRWPSRKINKVNSSLRKIQTVLDSVQGVEGGLKYDPTTGGFVAAGSILQEVDAQKIINFPDKNLQDAVPIASASCLEGENSVVKVEADDCCLDKCHEELKQSTASVIDCSKDSKSVVIGAGLFQPGSLGSTRWVLPETAALNSYFVNQEGRWGMNNDSTKVEKSDCHFASWSSCSLAATDEIDTKMEADDRILEHDQPSASSMTDSSYGSGSLMHCCSTSSHSFEDGKDFKAKTSCSDSGSVITVKATYNEDTVRFKFDPSMGCFQLYNEIAKRFKLQNGTFQLKYLDDEQEWVMLVNDSDLQECVDVLDYVRKRSVKFLVRDVPCAMGSSGSSNCFLAGPT; this is translated from the exons ATGGAACACCCTTTTTTGGCTACGGAAACGGGAAGAGGTTATTGGGCTCCGCCAAGGGAAGAAACAGTTAGTGCCGCACCATTAGAATGCAGCGCAAGGAGTTCGATGGTTGACGATCCGTGCAATAACTTTCCAGACCTCATGAGTTTTGATACATATGCAGGATGGTGCAACAGTCCATCATTGATTACGGATCAGATGTTTGCTGCGTATGGGTTGTCTCCATTTCAGTCAGTACCGTGTGCATCATTAGATACATCAAATTTCATTGGGCAAAATCCTACTGGCTTTTCTGATGGTGGCATGATGTCAAAGACTGCGGGGTCTTCTTATAATGGTGAAGAAAGGATGGTGTTTCAGGAAAAAGGTGCACAACTTGGTTATCATTTTGATTCAATCAATGCTGATGATGCTGCTGCTGAGCAAAATAATAGTGCTTCTGTACCGAAAATTACATCCACTATGGCTAATGGTATGGTTTCTCGGCCAATTGGGCGGTCACTTGATGAGAAGATGCTTAGGgcgttatccttatttaaagaGTCTTCTGGAGGGGGAATTTTGGCACAAGTCTGGCTCCCGATAAAGCATGGAGATAAGTATATGTTGAGCACTTATGATCAACCGTACGTGCTTGATAAAGTTCTGACAGGGTATCGTGAAGTGTCGAGGAAGTTTACCTTCTCGACAGGAGTGAAACAAGAGTTTCCTCTGGGACTTCCTGGTCGAGTATTCGTCTCTAAAGTTCCAGAGTGGACTTCAAATGTGAAGTTCTATAGAGATGCTGAGTTCTTACGTGTAAATCATGCTGTTAATCATGCAGTCCGCGGTTCAATTGCCTTGCCAGTCTTTGAAAATCATGGGATGTCGTGCTGTGCTGTGCTAGAACTTGTAACAATCAAAGAGAAGCCAAATTTTGATTCAGAGATAGAAGCAATTTGTCATGCATTGAAG GTTGTGAATTTGCGGTCCACTGCACCCCCTCGACTTTTTCTTCAG AGCCTCTCAATGAATCAAAGATCTGCCATAGCTGAAATATCTGATGTTTTACGAGCTGTGTGTCATGCGCATAGATTACCTCTAGCTTTAACATGGATTCCCTGCAGTTATTCTGAGGAAGCTGCTGATGAAACTATAAAAGTACGCGTTAGAGAAGGAAATAAATGTTCAGATGGGAAATCTGTACTTTTCATCGAGGATTCGGCATGTTATGTGAGTGATAAAGAGATACAAGGGTTTGTGCATGCGTGTGGGGAACATTATATCGAGGAAGGTCAAGGTGTAGCTGGGAAAGCACTTCAATCAAATCACCCCTTTTTCATACATGATGTAAAGACATATGACATAACAGAGTATCCACTTGTCCATCATGCACGTAAGTTTGGCCTAAATGCTGCTGTTGCGATCAGGCTGAGGAGCACCTACACGGGTGCCGATGATTATATACTAGAGTTCTTTCTTCCTGTCAATATGAAAGGGAGCTCTGAGCAGAAACTCTTGTTAGACAACCTGTCAGACACAATGCAGAGAATCTGCCAGAGTTTGAGAACAGTTTCAGATGCAGAATTAACTGGAGGACAAGGATTGAACATGGAGGTGGGAGGTGTCGAAATTTTCCCTCCTGTGGCTATTCCTGCGAGAGGCTCTCAAATGAACTTTCCAGGAACGAGTGTGGTTTCAAATGAAAAGATGTTTCTAAACTTATCAGAAGCAAATAAGGATAAAGTTCAAGCCGATGCTCCCCAAGAACAG GGGAGGAGTGGATCTAGAAGACATccagagaaaaagagaagtacGGCAGAGAAACATGTGAGCTTGAGTGTTCTTCAGCAGTATTTTTCTGGGAGCCTTAAGGATGCGGCTAAAAGCATTGGGG TTTGTCCAACGACTCTGAAAAGGATATGCAGACAACACGGGATCTCCAGATGGCCATCCCGCAAAATAAACAAGGTGAATAGTTCACTGAGGAAGATACAAACCGTGCTTGACTCCGTTCAGGGGGTGGAAGGAGGGCTTAAGTATGATCCAACCACAGGAGGTTTTGTGGCAGCTGGTTCCATCCTTCAAGAAGTCGATGCTCAAAAGATAATAAATTTTCCAGACAAAAACCTGCAAGATGCTGTGCCAATAGCTTCAGCATCCTGTCTTGAGGGCGAGAATTCGGTGGTCAAAGTGGAGGCAGATGACTGTTGTCTGGATAAATGTCATGAAGAACTAAAGCAATCTACTGCTTCTGTCATCGATTGTAGTAAAGACTCCAAGTCGGTTGTGATAGGAGCTGGACTATTCCAGCCAGGTAGTCTTGGCTCAACACGTTGGGTCCTCCCAGAAACTGCAGCTCTCAATTCCTATTTTGTTAATCAGGAGGGCAGATGGGGTATGAACAACGATAGTACAAAAGTAGAGAAGTCTGACTGCCATTTTGCATCTTGGAGCTCATGCTCCTTGGCTGCTACTGATGAAATAGATACCAAAATGGAGGCTGATGACAGGATTCTCGAGCATGACCAGCCCTCTGCTTCAAGCATGACAGACTCATCATATGGCTCTGGTTCTTTGATGCATTGCTGTTCAACAAGCTCTCATAGTTTTGAAGATGGAAAGGATTTTAAAGCCAAAACAAGCTGCAGCGACAGTGGATCTGTAATTACTGTAAAAGCTACTTATAATGAAGACACAGTGAGGTTCAAGTTTGACCCTTCCATGGGCTGTTTCCAGCTATATAATGAAATTGCGAAAAGGTTCAAATTGCAAAATGGAACGTTCCAGCTCAAGTATCTGGACGATGAACAGGAATGGGTGATGTTGGTGAATGACTCTGATTTGCAGGAGTGTGTTGATGTATTGGACTATGTTCGCAAACGCAGCGTGAAATTTCTTGTTCGTGATGTGCCTTGCGCAATGGGTAGCTCTGGCAGTAGCAACTGCTTTTTGGCAGGTCCTACGTAG